A genomic stretch from Thermodesulfobacteriota bacterium includes:
- a CDS encoding AbrB/MazE/SpoVT family DNA-binding domain-containing protein translates to MNAVVAERGQVTIPKPLRDKLGIGPKTVLDFREEEGKLVAVKVLEADPVARVIGCLKLELPTDELVAAMRDRA, encoded by the coding sequence ATGAATGCCGTGGTGGCCGAACGCGGGCAGGTGACCATCCCCAAGCCGTTGCGCGACAAGCTCGGCATTGGACCCAAGACCGTGTTGGACTTTCGCGAGGAGGAAGGGAAGCTCGTGGCGGTCAAGGTGCTGGAGGCGGACCCCGTAGCGCGCGTCATCGGATGTCTGAAGCTGGAGTTGCCCACCGACGAACTGGTGGCCGCGATGCGAGATCGCGCTTGA
- a CDS encoding type II toxin-antitoxin system VapC family toxin, with translation MITAVDTNVLVDVFRDDPAYCPSSSAALRRCLREGRLAVCDVVWAELAALFESAEALEEKLDILRVEFLPLGRSAATLAGRMWRRHRERGGARERVVADFLVGAHARVQCDRLLTRDRGFYRSYFAELKVLDPAPKG, from the coding sequence TTGATCACCGCCGTGGACACGAACGTCCTGGTGGACGTGTTTCGAGACGACCCGGCGTACTGCCCTTCGTCGTCCGCTGCCTTGCGCCGGTGCCTTCGGGAGGGGCGCCTGGCGGTCTGCGATGTCGTGTGGGCAGAACTGGCGGCGCTCTTCGAATCGGCGGAAGCGCTGGAGGAGAAGTTGGATATCCTCCGTGTCGAGTTCCTCCCGTTGGGCCGTTCTGCGGCGACCCTGGCGGGCCGGATGTGGCGCCGCCACCGGGAACGGGGCGGTGCGAGGGAGCGGGTGGTCGCCGACTTCTTGGTGGGAGCCCATGCCAGGGTCCAGTGCGACCGGCTGCTGACCCGGGACCGCGGCTTCTACCGCTCGTACTTCGCCGAGCTGAAGGTCCTCGACCCGGCACCAAAGGGCTGA